TGACAAATAAAagacaaataaaattaaaattaacagcaAATGACTCTTACCATCAGAGTAACCATCTTTAACGTTGAGAATGGCACCAAACATATTGTTCTTTGAATTCTCAAATACTTTGTCTTGAGCACGCCCATAACATGGGACCAATACAGCAAAACTGTTATCTGTGTCATCATCACTCGGGAATTCAGGTCCATGAGGCTCCAACCATCCAATGGAATAATCTGAATCATCAGACTCAGACCCTGAAACACAGCCACCATCAGATGGCACAATAACAACATCATATTCCCTATCAATTTTCCTCTCTTCCCGGCTATGCCATTTTCGCTTAACCCTCCTAGATGAGGAAGCCATATTAGCCCCCCGAGCAAAAGGAAATTTCAAAGTATCTGATTCCCACAAGTCTGCATCAGGTCTGGCATTTAAAGAAGATGCATTTGAGATTCTAGGCTCCCGGTGCTTTCCACTCCATAACCACCATGAGAGATTGGTAAATGCCACAGCCATAGTGA
This is a stretch of genomic DNA from Hevea brasiliensis isolate MT/VB/25A 57/8 chromosome 12, ASM3005281v1, whole genome shotgun sequence. It encodes these proteins:
- the LOC110649739 gene encoding uncharacterized protein LOC110649739, producing MAVAFTNLSWWLWSGKHREPRISNASSLNARPDADLWESDTLKFPFARGANMASSSRRVKRKWHSREERKIDREYDVVIVPSDGGCVSGSESDDSDYSIGWLEPHGPEFPSDDDTDNSFAVLVPCYGRAQDKVFENSKNNMFGAILNVKDGYSDESKKYMEKWLSSLQNS